The Streptomyces taklimakanensis nucleotide sequence GAGGGCCTGTGTGGCGGGGTGGGGGTTCCGCTGCGCTCCACCCCCGGCAACCACCCGTGCGGGCAGCTGGGGTGGGCGGACGTCAGCAGGCAAGGGGGGGGGGGCGAAGGTTGAGCCCGCTGTGTGGGCCAGGCTGGTTACGGAGAGGGAGGGGTGTGGGGCGGCGGTGAGGGTGACGGGCGGTCACGGGGCGAGGGAGTGGGTCGGGTTGGGTTGGCGGGTTCCTCAGGTGTGGGGATGCATCAGTGTGTAGAGTTTGGGAAAGCACGCCATCCCCGGAGTCAGTGAGAGGCTGCTTTCTCTTCTTTGAGAACCAGCTCCCGTTGGAGGGAATATTGGTATGGGTGCGTTGAGACCGTTCGAGATTCCTGAATCTCTGGCGGCTTCGTATATCAGGGAGTTCGGGGGTAAGGGGAGGAGCTGGATTGCCTCACTGCCGGCTCTCGCTGCGGAGTTGTTGGGCCGCTGGGAGTTGCGGCGAGATGGTGAGGCCAGGGCAGGAGAGGCATCGCTGGTGTTGCCGGTGCTGCGCAGGGACGGCACGCGCGCGGTCCTCAAGTTCCAGATGCCCCGGAAGGAAACCGCCGCTGCGCTCATCGGGCTGCGTGTCTGGGGTGGCGAGGGGGTGGTGCGGCTCCTCGATCACGACCCTGTCAGCAGCACTATGCTGCTGGAGCGGCTGGACAGCGCCCGCACGCTGGCCTCCGTTGAGGACGATGATGTCGCGATGGGGATCCTCGCCGAGCTGCAGGCACGGCTGGTTTGCTTCCCTGCGCCGCAGGGGCTGCGGAGCTTGGGTGAGATCGCCACCGACATGCTGCAACAGGTCCCGCAAGCGGTCGCGGCCTTGGCCGAGCCGGATCACCGGCAGATCTTGCGCGGCTGGGCGTCAGCGGTGGCCGAGCTGGCCGGCGAACCAGGCGACCGGATGCTGCACTGGGATCTGCACTACGGCAACGTCCTGGCCGCGCAGCGTGAACCGTGGCTGGCCATCGACCCCGAACCACTGGCCGGAGACCCCGGCTTCGACCTGTGGCCCGCCCTGGACAGCCGATGGGACGACGTCGTCGCCCAGGGCAATCCGCTACACGTGGTGCGGCGCCGCTTCGACCTGCTCACCGACGCTCTCGGCCTGGACCGCGCCCGCGCTACCGGCTGGACCCTGGGACGGCTGCTGCAGAACTCGCTGTGGGACATCGCCGACGGGAAAGCCACCCTCGCCCCCTCCTCCCTCGTCGTCGCGGAATCACTGCTCAACCGCTGACCCTGCCCTCCCTGAAATGCGAGGAAGCAAGCATGATCGGCACTGGCAGAAAGAGACATAAGTGAGTGGTATCAGGCTCCGGCCGCACCAGGCCGAAGCGGTGGACGCGATCGTCCACGCGCTGGAATACCGCGCAGGACGCGAGGTGCCGGCGGAAGGGCTGCGGGCCACCGCGGTGGCCGCCACCGGAGCGGGCAAGACCCTGATCGCGGCCGAGGCCGCCCGAAGGCTGGAGCCACGGGGGCGGGTACTGGTCATGGTGCCGACTTTGGATCTGCTGACGCAGACGGTCCAGGCGTGGCGGATGGCCGGCCACACCGGCCCGGCAGTCGCGGTGTGCTCCCTGGAAGGAGACACCGCTCTGGCGGCGCTGGGGGTGCGGTGCACCACCAACCCGATCCGGCTGGCGCTGTGGGCCGGGAGCGGGCCGGTGACCATGTTCGCCACCTACGCCTCCCTCGCCCCACGTCAGGACATCGATCCGGCCGACCCGGACGGGGAGCCGGTCCAGGCACCGGGACCGCTGGAGACGGCCTTCCAAGGCGCCTACGGGCAGCGCCTGGCCCCGTTCGGGCTCGCCGTGGTCGACGAAGCCCACCGCACCAGTGGGGACCTGGCCAAACCCTGGGCGGCGATCCACGACAACACCCGCATCCCGGCCGCGCGGCGGCTGTACCTGACCGCCACACCCCGCATCTGGGAACCTGCCGGACGCCCAGGAGAGGAAAAAGATGAGGAAGAGGCCGCAGAGGGCGGGAACAGGGCTCAGAAGGCCACAGAAGACGCCCCGGAGGCCACTGCGGTGGCCTCCGGGCGGCTGGTGGCGAGCATGGACGACGAACGCCTCTACGGGCCGCACGTGTTCGCCTTCACCCTCACCGAGGCCATCGACCGGGGCATCCTGGCGCGGTTCGAGATCGACGTGCTGGAAATCCACCCGCCAGACCTGGGCGACGGCGGGAGCGAGGAGGAGAAGCGGGGCCGACGGCTGGCCGCCTTGCAGGCCGCTCTGGTCAAGCACGCGGCCACCACCGGGGTGCGGTCGCTGATCAGCTTCCACCACCGCACCGCCGAGGCGATGGCGTTCGCCCGGGCCCTGCCCCAGACCGCGGCGCGGCTGCACGCGGAGGATCCGGCGCTGTATCCGCGGCGGGTGTGGGCCGACTGGTTGTGTGGGGAGCACGAGCCGGCCCATCGGCGGGCCGTGCTGGGCCGGTTCGCCGACGGCCTTGATGAGGACGGTTGGGAGACCGAGCTGGCGGTGCTGGCGAACGTCCGCGTCCTGGGCGAAGGCATCGACATCACCGGCCGGCGTGG carries:
- a CDS encoding aminoglycoside phosphotransferase family protein gives rise to the protein MGALRPFEIPESLAASYIREFGGKGRSWIASLPALAAELLGRWELRRDGEARAGEASLVLPVLRRDGTRAVLKFQMPRKETAAALIGLRVWGGEGVVRLLDHDPVSSTMLLERLDSARTLASVEDDDVAMGILAELQARLVCFPAPQGLRSLGEIATDMLQQVPQAVAALAEPDHRQILRGWASAVAELAGEPGDRMLHWDLHYGNVLAAQREPWLAIDPEPLAGDPGFDLWPALDSRWDDVVAQGNPLHVVRRRFDLLTDALGLDRARATGWTLGRLLQNSLWDIADGKATLAPSSLVVAESLLNR